The sequence GCTAGCTGTGCTTTTGCAGCTCTTCCTGCTGGAGATTGCTCAAATTGTTCTTGCCTGCAGTCATGGTGGGAACAAGTATGTCATGCAGAGTTTACAAGAGGTCACTTGGTTGTGCAGGATAGGAACTTAAAGACGTGCACGATAGCTGGCTGATGAGCTGGTTACAATCACAATTAGTTTTACAATCGAGAAGCCAATATAACTATAGACGAAGTTGCAATATAAAAAGCACATTGTGGGAGAGAATTGGGAACAAATGAAAATTGAAAAGAAGATACAAGATTGCCAGGTTTCTCATTTCTTTAAGCTGACCAACTGAGAGGCATGATTATGGAAACTCAACCACTACCCAAACTTAATGATATTCTAGTTGCCTAAAGAAGAATACTATCTGCGTCAGATCTTCGGATGCATCTCATCAAACTTCATATGCGTGATTTCCGATTTCCAAGGTTCTAAAATTCGCTAGGCGCTAGTCGGGCGCCAGACCAGCGCCTAGCGCCTAGGCGGGGACTAGGCGCCGTTAGGCGAATTCCTCGGTATAACATAataaataagatattataaCTCCAACATGTTCACATCAAATTTAATATGagttaaaaattacataactaaTAAAATTCCACAAATCTACTCTACTTCTTCTTCTCCATAAGTTTTTCTACTTATTATTCTCtatatttttcttctcttttatttAGAAACGATGTTGAAAGGGTTTTCGTGGAAGGTAATAAAATTTTTCTGTCATTTTTTTACTGAGTTTATGATTTACAAGGCCAaaaaagaattttaatttcTGCCTAGGGCCGCCTAGAACCCGCCTAGAACCCGTCTAGAGCCGCCTAGGCCTGCCTAAGTCCGCCTAGGAGCCCTGGCCGACTAGAACTTTTTCGGTGCGGTCGCCTGCCGATTTCAGTAATAAGTTAGGGGCATGGGAATATGCACATATGTAAACAATGCACAAACAGAGTTATCCGCCATCATAATGTACGAAAACAGCCCAGCTTAACTACAAATGCTTCTCAGTTACCACAAAAATCCCAATTGTTCTCTTTCCTCAAATATCCCACAAAATGCATCCAAGTGGATCTTCCCGAAGGGTGGTTTTCATTCTCCGTTCAATCTATTTTGTTAGCTCTTGTAAGTGAAAATTCTTAAATGTGCTAGACATCATTCAACACTCACCTAGGCAAGTACAAGAGCCCACAGGGCATGTAACCCTTTCAGAAAGGAAGGGTTATGCAAACCACTGCATCTCTCTTTTTTAGTTTGATTATTAgaaatatttaagtttattgAGTAAGGAGATTATGCATGTAATTTTCAAGGTCTTGTAAGTTCATAGATTTACATGAACATCAGAATAGAACTGGTTAGAATTGTCATCTGCCGTAGGCTGAACCTCCACACAGAGTTGACCAAGGAACAAACCAAAAGGTTTTTAATGTGTTCCACAAGTTTGATTTCTAGGTGAGTTCTACGGACAATAAGATCTAATAAGAACATCTAATTTGATTTTGAGCCCAAATTTGTAACTCTACATCCTCGTAACGAAATGTCAACTGAATTCTCCTTTTTTGTACCAATTCCAAGATCAAAACAGATCTATTATTGCTTTAAGGTAATTTCATGAAGAGAGATTAAGTATCCATTATTGGGTTCTCCACAAGTGCATGCAGAGAGATTAAGTATCTAAGCCTGGTTTTGTTCCATTCGCAATAGCTCAGTAGCTCACAGCCTCGCACTGTATCAGTTCATTATCATCAATCCCACATCTTAACAATAAACAACACGAGGAGCACACTCAGAAAGTTTGTATACCTtgaaaattaaaacttaaactttttcaaaatattacaAATGAAATTTTACATATTCTAAATCAGATGCCATCGCTGAATCAAATACACAGGTCCCTTTAATTTATCATGAATTAAAATGAGAaacatatgaaaaaaaaaattacaaacagAACAAGCTGATGATACCTACATTCAGCCGATACAACCACAAACCAGACAATACCGAAATGGGAGCTGAGACATACGAACGGTGTTGATCAAGTATTACGCAAATCACATCTTTCCTCGCGAAAATGGATTTTGATTCGATATTAACAACCTTCTCAATAAAAATCTCAGAAAGCTAACAAAAGCATAAAAATTAAACTATACCTTTTCTGTGCAGCTTCAGCGGCTTTAGCACGGGCTTCTTCAGAGGCCGAACGCTCTTCTTCCCTTCTCCTTTGCTTGGTCCCTCCATCGAAGCAAGCGAAGCAACCCATCTCTCCAGAGTTCTCTTCTTTCCTGACTTGATTTTTGTTGCGTGGGActttttaaacaaataataattataatataatatattataataagaCTAAAATTCATATTACCTTTCCTAACTTTAATATAAATCCTTATGCAAAAGATTCTTTACTATAATTTCCTAAAATcattaaacttgaatattttaatatttaatttttgtgctGGATTTATGCTAATATATGCTTGAAATCTATAGGTTCTATGTTTAACTTGTAAAAGTTTTATGCTTGAATCTGGAGATTTTGTGCTCATTTGCAGATAAAGAATTATGcgaaaaaatggtatcagagctttaggttaattattcagacataatattattcgttaattcatgcttttctttgttgaggagaagattttacaaaaagatgacttcaaacgaaggtttgaatcaagaggattttattcatacgaaatcctataaacaagttaatctattcataatagattacttacaacaggttgcgactaatgctctcaaatttgaagagataaagaaaaatgatttctaactctaaatttttagagattaccccagatttctctaaactctccggagatcttagagaaattcaaaagacggtataatattacagcaatcagttgTATGAAATATCTcggaaaattgaagaaatccttaagaaacaagaagaaattcttggaactctaaaggatcttcaaaataaaattctaaacctagaacatacttctggttctagaaaaagaaatacaggaggaaggttaccactctcgtttggtaccgaacctttgttacatcagaaaggtaaaaccaaaatggttcaaaaacctttaactaatgatgaaattatgattaatcttataaaagcagtatcagagaaaaacactatctgatgactactttaaaaagattaaatctcgaggatctacaagatcttgcggattcttttgcgaatctcaaagttgtagatctaaaaatgaattcccctgagggtgaacaacccatgggaaatcccccaagatatgtggtaaaaacagaagaaccacatagtgagctTCATgtgggagaaaattcacatccagcaggaaccagatcaataAGGAGTAAAataccactacatcaaactccttatggaaaaactgttttagacccgatacatccttatggggttatgttaaaccttgatattttggacttcaaaaacagagaagatcttatagatgattagacgtcagctatgagaattgcagcaggaacattagatctcaataaagaagaattcattaaacttctagaaatgagtctaatgggatctgtcaagatcgcatgggagatgactatgccagatacgaaggaatcaatcttagcaggagaatccctcagccagattggagaaagaatggtcatcctatttaaagcacaattcatagggatagactattttaataatcaagatacagagaaaaagagaagatatactcaagctctgtatagcctcgagttacatgatatctgtttagttgatgaatacattatgttattcactaaatacagatgaaattcgggagtcgaggaaattgtagctattcagctatttttcgcaaaaatgccaagtacCTGGAGAGacatgctgattaaagaatacgttccaggtaatcttgatacattggcaagacgcgcgtctTTTTTGAAAGggaaattggcagaatggtgccataggGCAGCATTgcaaaagaactacaagaaaataaggggtatagataagcgtacacctttgtgttgtagagaaaacGATCTTctaacgatcattggaaacagaacatagggatttaaaagaaagaaattcagaaataatccctataataaaagaatgaagagttcttggaaaccaagaacattttggtccaaacaaaaagccagatcctatagatcaggtagaagaagtggacctacaagaacgtccccagcaacaggctcatcacaaagcagggaaagaacaccatcaagaagaactttcaaaaAAACTCATACAAGGgaaagtgaaagtttcaaggattgcaactgctggacatgtggagcaaaaggacatatatctacaaattgtccagaaaacgagaaaaaaggggtcaaactctttgaagcaacaccagatatggatgatgcggttttctttcaagatctagtccaaatatatcaatttgaggatatcccatcagatgaaagcatatatgaagaagagatattatttagtcaagaagtttctgaggatgaatcagaatcagaatcagagtaaagaggaggtgtttcgacatgaaacacatgaaagtttggctgtgttctttagtcaaaccacgatatctcataatatggttcaaaggattatgagagaaaatccaacactacagaagtaccaaggattttcggcaggacaaatTGAAAGAGTtttaggaaacctagggctaagaaaaagaagacataatttgatttataaggtatccagaagggaaatggcgattcctatggaattaaccagtaatcaaattgagatgcagttgattccctttgaagaaattcgagaggaattacagaaattaaaagcagaagcAGCAAAGACAATATCTTGGATTCATtttggagcaatccagattatgatcaaagctacttttaaagaaggaatagattcacccgtagatatcgtagtatgcgataaaagaatggagaatatacaagatgcggttctaggaactatctcaggaaatttgtgcgcaggaaaaattgtgggagttatttatccaagaatagcctacaatttagctgatagagattttagtcgagccttgacgttgcattaaaacttcaagaaaaaaagactaatgaagaaaagtaataggccatattctattacatatcaaatttcatatgctctttctaatactcatcattctgaattatttattagaaatgagttcattgaaattccagagatatttgggaaagttgctcacgcaatatacccggaaagattcgagtttcctttaattcaggaaacagacattcaaattcaagacagacctgttctatacagagaccttaaaatagaaccccgaaggttatctttccaaggagaccgaatgacaagtaggagatgggacaaatctcctattcaagaaattccaccagaagaaaaggagttttctataataggaaaacttagatctccagaaggatggaaagaaataaaaatagtattcgaaattacaagtcatcggaatcagttcccttgtaactcgatttactatttggaacaacaagaaaaaggaacttaccaaggagtgataaatattggagaattgaaagttcaaatctgtggaattccaggaaaagaaatggatcagctcattcttggcctagaatttttggaggaccataaaccatgaaaacgccttgaaaaaggaatagagtttatggcaaaagagaagacttggaggattc comes from Henckelia pumila isolate YLH828 chromosome 4, ASM3356847v2, whole genome shotgun sequence and encodes:
- the LOC140867404 gene encoding uncharacterized protein; protein product: MGCFACFDGGTKQRRREEERSASEEARAKAAEAAQKRQEQFEQSPAGRAAKAQLAAAAKQKANTNQGEPVLKWQMG